A single genomic interval of Zingiber officinale cultivar Zhangliang chromosome 4A, Zo_v1.1, whole genome shotgun sequence harbors:
- the LOC121969417 gene encoding probable LRR receptor-like serine/threonine-protein kinase At4g37250, with protein MLQTTGVLALVLCSLLSVAPALGMNRDGELLLGFKRSIVSDPLAALADWNSDDATPCFWNGVACMGFPAVDNATASVASRVISLILPDSHLSGRVPPELGLLEHLRHLDLSGNAIYGTLPASILNVSELRILSLASNEISGDFPDVGRLSNLQVLNLSGNALEGGIPATLALLPRLAVVSVANNHLCGELTKGGFGKVEYLDMSSNLVNGTIPQDFDGRWLRYLNLSHNQLTGEIPPAFASEIPVNATVDLAFNHLTGAVPQVGAFASQKPQAFAGNPELCGKPLENLCTIPSTLYKPPDPTTEAPLASKSPPAFAVLPKNAEGDSPASVGKSQGRLRPAVVIAIAVGDLAGVGFLLAVFFYVYQTKKKKSGEHREEISQEHQAAEAADTECHVFGGLPCCLTKKGDEDHSDETSGESTSVETEAKERLHKGRERDDGDGGGGGGGTPPLPRQLKPQRATLVTVDGEPQLELETLLKASAFVIGATGSSIVYKAVLTDGTALAVRRIGEGGAVDRLKDFEAQVRSVAKFRHPNLLRLRGFYWGADEKLLIHDFASNGSLANVSFTKKLGSSALHLNWESRLRVARGLAKGLAYLHEKKATHGNIKPSNVLLDAEMEPKIADFGLERLISGDGVPRLSASARLFGTKRPVQSPSNPTELPSPALSGVTEVSPRASTSGTAAAAGLVAAARYQAPEKLKNLKPNAKWDVYSFGALLLELVAGRALSEAEIGQGAAGFVVEERNRILRMTDPAVRGEVEGREEALLRCFRLGFDCCSIAPHRRPSIKDAVLVLEKAALCSAAASTAFAIAES; from the exons ATGTTGCAGACGACCGGCGTTCTTGCTCTCGTTCTCTGTTCCCTTCTTTCCGTTGCCCCTGCGCTGGGCATGAATCGAGATGGAGAGTTGCTGCTCGGTTTCAAGCGGTCCATCGTCTCCGACCCCCTCGCCGCGCTCGCTGACTGGAACTCCGACGACGCCACGCCGTGCTTCTGGAACGGAGTCGCTTGCATGGGATTCCCCGCTGTGGACAATGCCACTGCGTCCGTTGCCTCCCGTGTTATATCTTTGATTCTTCCTGATTCTCACCTCTCAGGCCGTGTCCCGCCGGAGCTCGGCCTCCTCGAGCATCTTCGCCACCTCGACCTCTCCGGCAACGCGATTTATGGCACACTCCCGGCATCCATTCTCAACGTGTCTGAGCTGCGGATCCTCTCCCTGGCTAGCAACGAGATTTCCGGCGATTTCCCCGATGTCGGTCGCTTGAGCAACCTCCAAGTGCTTAATCTCTCCGGCAATGCTTTGGAAGGCGGAATACCGGCCACCCTCGCGCTGCTTCCGAGACTCGCCGTCGTCTCCGTGGCGAATAATCACCTCTGCGGCGAGCTCACCAAGGGAGGATTTGGCAAAGTTGAGTACTTGGACATGAGCTCCAATCTCGTCAACGGCACAATCCCGCAGGACTTCGACGGACGATGGCTTCGGTACCTTAACCTGTCGCACAACCAGTTAACTGGCGAAATTCCGCCGGCGTTCGCCTCGGAAATTCCGGTGAACGCCACCGTGGATTTGGCCTTCAATCATCTCACCGGAGCAGTTCCACAGGTAGGTGCTTTCGCGTCGCAGAAGCCGCAAGCGTTCGCCGGGAATCCGGAGCTCTGCGGGAAGCCACTCGAGAATCTCTGCACGATCCCCTCCACGCTATATAAGCCGCCGGATCCAACAACCGAAGCCCCATTGGCGTCCAAGTCTCCTCCCGCTTTCGCTGTCCTGCCCAAAAACGCCGAAGGGGATTCACCGGCGAGTGTGGGAAAATCTCAGGGCAGGCTCCGCCCGGCGGTAGTCATTGCGATAGCAGTTGGCGACCTGGCCGGAGTTGGGTTTCTTTTAGCAGTGTTCTTTTACGTGTAccagacgaagaagaagaagagtggagAACATAGAGAAGAAATAAGTCAAGAGCACCAGGCAGCCGAGGCTGCTGACACTGAATGCCATGTCTTCGGTGGCCTTCCGTGTTGCCTTACCAAGAAAGGGGACGAAGATCACAGCGATGAGACTTCCGGCGAGTCCACTTCCGTCGAAACAGAGGCAAAGGAGAGACTCCACAAGGGAAGAGAAAGGGATGACGgtgacggcggcggcggcggaggagggACCCCTCCACTACCGCGGCAGCTGAAGCCACAGAGGGCCACTCTCGTCACCGTCGACGGAGAGCCGCAGCTGGAGCTCGAAACCCTGCTCAAGGCTTCGGCTTTCGTGATCGGCGCCACCGGGTCGAGTATCGTCTACAAGGCGGTTCTCACCGACGGCACCGCCCTCGCCGTGCGTCGCATCGGAGAGGGCGGCGCCGTTGACAGATTGAAGGACTTCGAAGCGCAGGTCCGTAGCGTCGCCAAGTTCCGCCACCCGAACCTCCTCCGCCTCCGCGGTTTCTACTGGGGCGCCGACGAGAAGCTCCTCATCCACGACTTCGCCTCGAATGGCAGCCTAGCCAACGTCTCATTTACCA AGAAGCTTGGCTCGTCGGCGTTGCACCTGAACTGGGAATCGCGGCTTCGAGTGGCGAGAGGACTGGCCAAGGGACTCGCTTACCTCCACGAGAAGAAGGCCACCCATGGCAACATCAAACCAAGCAACGTTCTCCTGGACGCAGAGATGGAGCCGAAGATCGCCGACTTCGGCCTGGAACGCCTCATCTCCGGCGACGGCGTCCCCCGATTGAGCGCATCAGCTCGGCTCTTCGGAACCAAGCGGCCGGTGCAATCGCCGAGCAACCCGACGGAACTTCCGTCGCCGGCGTTGTCGGGGGTCACTGAAGTCAGCCCTCGCGCATCCACCTCCGGCACGGCGGCGGCCGCTGGGTTGGTTGCGGCGGCACGGTACCAGGCGCCGGAGAAGCTGAAGAACCTGAAGCCCAACGCTAAATGGGACGTGTACTCCTTCGGGGCTCTGCTTCTGGAGTTAGTCGCCGGGAGAGCGCTTTCGGAGGCGGAGATCGGGCAGGGGGCAGCGGGTTTCGTGGTGGAGGAGAGGAACCGGATTCTGAGGATGACGGACCCGGCGGTGAGGGGGGAGGTGGAGGGGCGGGAGGAGGCGCTGCTGCGCTGCTTCAGGCTGGGATTTGATTGCTGCTCGATAGCGCCGCATCGGAGGCCCTCCATTAAGGATGCGGTCTTAGTGTTGGAGAAGGCAGCGCTATGCTCCGCCGCCGCATCCACTGCTTTCGCAATTGCAGAATCATGA